Proteins co-encoded in one Streptomyces sp. JH34 genomic window:
- a CDS encoding serine/threonine-protein kinase codes for MEKLGSGDPQRIGSYRLLGRLGAGGMGQVFLARSDRGRTVAIKLVRAELAEQQQFRDRFRAEVQAARKVGGSWTAPVLDAGVDAAVPWVATGYVAGPSLHRIVSGRSGAPVAESGAYGPLPERSVRILGAGLAGALTDIHRAGLIHRDLKPSNVLVTIDGPRVIDFGIARALDTVADGGLTRTGAMIGSPGFMAPEQVRGERVTTACDVFCLGSVLAYAATGRLPFGASDSRIHALMYRIAQEDPDLTGVPADLVGLIRDCLEKDPAARPSTETVLERLGDTDTAEPWLPGALIAQLGRHAVELLDSEDPEEDAPAPRVPEVRVPEQAPRTAPPTPPAPVRQPAAPHEAPHQAPTRVGPPGPAPHPAQPQHSYGYPQQQAPAYGYGPTSPHGPAAVFAPPVPERRRGAGSTVLLVAVAVLVAAGAGWGVYAFTRSGDGGSTASPTAGSSSGAGSSEGGTKTDGKDSGGTVPSGLLGTWTADVGGGDGTSTRQLVVRQGGEGDTVLSLTAKGPLDTGGSYRCVFEADLTSVSASGDSVRVGASRVTEGEPMSSCSPGKPTDLTLLPDGDLRREIVSTGQSLTYTKTG; via the coding sequence ATGGAGAAGCTGGGCTCCGGCGATCCGCAACGCATCGGCAGCTACCGGCTGTTGGGGCGGCTCGGAGCCGGCGGGATGGGTCAGGTGTTCCTGGCCCGCTCGGACCGGGGCCGCACCGTCGCCATCAAGCTGGTCCGTGCCGAGCTCGCCGAACAGCAGCAGTTCCGCGACCGTTTCCGGGCGGAGGTGCAGGCCGCCCGGAAGGTCGGCGGCTCCTGGACCGCTCCGGTGCTCGACGCCGGGGTGGACGCGGCGGTGCCGTGGGTGGCCACCGGTTACGTCGCCGGCCCCTCCCTCCACAGGATCGTCTCGGGCCGCTCCGGCGCCCCGGTGGCCGAGTCCGGGGCGTACGGTCCGCTCCCCGAACGCTCCGTCCGGATCCTGGGCGCCGGACTCGCGGGGGCGCTCACGGACATCCACCGCGCCGGGCTGATCCACCGCGACCTGAAACCGTCCAACGTCCTGGTGACGATCGACGGCCCCCGGGTCATCGACTTCGGCATCGCCCGGGCTCTGGACACCGTCGCCGACGGAGGGCTCACGCGCACCGGCGCGATGATCGGGTCACCCGGCTTCATGGCGCCCGAGCAGGTACGGGGCGAACGCGTGACGACCGCGTGCGACGTGTTCTGCCTGGGCTCCGTACTGGCGTACGCGGCGACCGGACGGCTGCCCTTCGGTGCCTCGGACAGCAGGATCCACGCCTTGATGTACCGGATCGCGCAGGAGGACCCGGACCTCACCGGTGTGCCCGCCGACCTGGTCGGACTGATCCGGGACTGCCTCGAGAAGGACCCGGCCGCGCGGCCCTCCACGGAGACCGTCCTGGAGCGGCTGGGCGACACGGACACGGCGGAACCGTGGCTGCCCGGTGCGCTGATCGCCCAACTGGGCAGGCACGCCGTGGAACTGCTGGACTCCGAGGACCCGGAGGAGGACGCCCCGGCCCCTCGCGTCCCGGAGGTACGCGTCCCCGAGCAGGCCCCTCGCACGGCGCCGCCCACGCCTCCCGCACCGGTCCGGCAGCCCGCGGCCCCGCACGAGGCCCCGCACCAGGCCCCCACCCGGGTCGGCCCGCCCGGGCCGGCGCCGCACCCGGCCCAGCCGCAGCACTCGTACGGGTACCCCCAGCAGCAGGCTCCCGCATACGGCTACGGCCCCACCTCCCCGCACGGTCCGGCAGCCGTCTTCGCCCCGCCCGTGCCCGAACGCCGCCGCGGAGCGGGCTCCACCGTGCTGCTGGTCGCGGTGGCGGTGCTCGTCGCGGCGGGGGCGGGCTGGGGCGTCTACGCCTTCACCCGGAGCGGGGACGGCGGCTCGACGGCGTCCCCCACCGCCGGCTCCTCCTCCGGCGCCGGATCGTCCGAAGGCGGCACGAAGACCGACGGCAAGGACTCCGGCGGCACGGTCCCTTCCGGACTCCTGGGGACCTGGACCGCGGACGTCGGCGGCGGGGACGGCACGTCCACCCGTCAACTCGTCGTCCGGCAGGGCGGAGAGGGCGACACCGTGCTGTCCCTCACCGCCAAGGGCCCGCTCGACACGGGGGGCTCCTACCGCTGCGTGTTCGAGGCCGACCTGACGAGCGTTTCCGCCTCCGGGGACTCCGTACGCGTCGGGGCCTCCCGCGTCACCGAGGGCGAGCCGATGTCGTCGTGCAGCCCTGGCAAGCCCACCGACCTGACGCTGCTGCCCGACGGAGACCTGCGCCGGGAGATCGTGTCCACCGGCCAGAGCCTGACGTACACGAAGACGGGCTGA
- a CDS encoding MarR family winged helix-turn-helix transcriptional regulator, which yields MSADDPDLFSRTALAVFRLNGRFLSVAGELASPAGLTAARWQVLGAVLSGPLPVAGIARAMGITRQSVQRIADLLVDQGLAEYVANPAHRRAKLLRPTPEGRAAVGRIDPAHAEFAERLADALGAEEFARTVQVLERLSAAMDTLAPTAGPPPASSRS from the coding sequence ATGAGCGCCGACGACCCTGACCTGTTCAGCCGCACCGCGCTCGCGGTGTTCCGCCTCAACGGCCGTTTCCTCTCCGTCGCCGGGGAACTGGCCTCTCCCGCCGGCCTCACCGCGGCACGGTGGCAGGTCCTCGGCGCGGTCCTGAGCGGCCCGCTCCCCGTGGCGGGGATCGCCCGCGCGATGGGAATCACCCGGCAGAGCGTGCAGCGGATCGCCGATCTGCTGGTGGACCAGGGTCTGGCGGAGTACGTCGCGAACCCGGCCCACCGGCGCGCGAAACTACTCCGTCCCACCCCGGAGGGCCGGGCTGCGGTGGGCCGGATCGACCCCGCCCACGCGGAGTTCGCGGAGCGGCTGGCCGACGCGCTGGGCGCGGAGGAGTTCGCGCGTACCGTCCAGGTGCTGGAACGCCTCTCGGCCGCCATGGACACCCTGGCGCCCACGGCAGGGCCACCACCGGCATCCTCCCGGAGCTGA
- a CDS encoding DJ-1/PfpI family protein gives MTGTTVHLAVYDTFADWEPGFATAQLTGLGYTVRTVGLTAEPVTTMGGVRVQPDLTLGGLAPGDSALLLLTGASLWDSGDTLTPFARAARTFLEAGVPVAAICGATAGLAREGLLDDRPHTSAVSYYLAATGYAGGAHYVDADAVTDPGTDSGGASRGALVTAGPTEPVAFAREIFGLLGVFTPEKLDAWYRLFHDSDASAYEVLEG, from the coding sequence ATGACCGGCACGACCGTCCACCTGGCCGTCTACGACACCTTCGCCGACTGGGAACCGGGCTTCGCCACGGCCCAGCTCACCGGACTCGGCTACACCGTGCGGACCGTCGGCCTCACAGCCGAGCCCGTCACCACCATGGGCGGGGTGCGCGTACAGCCGGACCTGACGCTCGGTGGACTGGCCCCCGGGGACAGCGCCCTGCTCCTCCTCACCGGGGCCTCCCTCTGGGACTCCGGTGACACCCTCACCCCGTTCGCCCGTGCGGCGCGGACCTTCCTGGAGGCCGGTGTGCCCGTGGCGGCCATCTGCGGGGCGACCGCGGGGCTGGCCCGCGAAGGACTGCTCGACGACCGCCCCCACACGAGTGCCGTGTCGTACTACCTCGCCGCCACGGGGTACGCGGGCGGTGCGCACTACGTCGACGCCGACGCGGTGACGGATCCCGGCACGGACTCCGGCGGAGCGTCCCGTGGCGCTCTCGTCACCGCGGGACCGACCGAGCCGGTCGCCTTCGCCCGCGAGATCTTCGGACTGCTCGGGGTGTTCACGCCGGAGAAGCTGGACGCCTGGTACCGGCTCTTCCACGACTCGGACGCGAGCGCCTACGAGGTGCTCGAAGGATGA
- a CDS encoding aspartate aminotransferase family protein, giving the protein MSPDAPRAPYTDPAAGAAVKAADRAHVFHSWSAQGLIDPLAVAGAEGAYFWDYDGNRYLDLTSGLVFTNIGYQHPVVVAAIQEQAGKLATFAPAFAVEARSEAARLIAERTPGDLDKIFFTNGGAEAVENAVRMARLHTGRQKVLSAYRSYHGATATAINLTGDPRRWASDTGSAGVVRFWAPFLYRSPFHAETEAEECARALQHLEDTLAFEGPATVAAVVLETIPGTAGIMTPPPGYLAGVREICDRYGIVFVLDEVMAGFGRTGKWFAADHHDVVPDLMTFAKGVNSGYVPLGGVAISAEIAATFDTRPYPGGLTYSGHPLACAAAVATIKVMEDEKIVEGAAHLGEHVLGPGLRELAEHHPSVGEVRGLGAFWALELVRDRETREPLVPYNATGEANAPMAAFGAACRKNGLWPFINMNRTHVVPACNITETEAEEGLAALDTALSVADEYTV; this is encoded by the coding sequence ATGAGCCCCGATGCCCCTCGCGCCCCGTACACCGACCCCGCAGCGGGCGCGGCCGTGAAGGCCGCCGACCGCGCGCACGTGTTCCACTCCTGGTCCGCCCAGGGCCTGATCGACCCGCTCGCCGTCGCCGGCGCCGAGGGGGCGTACTTCTGGGATTACGACGGCAACCGCTACCTGGACCTCACCAGCGGTCTCGTCTTCACCAACATCGGCTACCAGCACCCCGTCGTGGTCGCCGCGATCCAGGAACAGGCGGGGAAGCTGGCCACGTTCGCCCCCGCCTTCGCCGTCGAGGCGCGCTCCGAGGCGGCCCGTCTCATCGCCGAGCGCACCCCGGGCGACCTGGACAAGATCTTCTTCACCAACGGTGGTGCCGAGGCCGTCGAGAACGCCGTCCGCATGGCCCGGCTGCACACCGGACGCCAGAAGGTGCTCTCCGCCTACCGCTCGTACCACGGGGCCACCGCCACCGCGATCAACCTCACCGGTGACCCGCGCCGCTGGGCCTCCGACACCGGTTCGGCGGGCGTCGTCCGCTTCTGGGCGCCGTTCCTCTACCGGTCGCCGTTCCACGCGGAGACCGAGGCCGAGGAGTGTGCCCGCGCGCTCCAGCACCTCGAGGACACGCTGGCCTTCGAGGGTCCGGCGACCGTCGCCGCCGTCGTCCTGGAGACGATCCCCGGCACGGCGGGCATCATGACGCCGCCGCCGGGCTATCTCGCGGGTGTCCGTGAGATCTGCGACCGGTACGGCATCGTCTTCGTCCTGGACGAGGTGATGGCCGGCTTCGGGCGCACCGGGAAGTGGTTCGCCGCCGACCACCACGACGTCGTGCCGGACCTGATGACCTTCGCGAAGGGCGTCAACTCCGGTTACGTACCGCTCGGCGGCGTCGCCATCAGCGCCGAGATCGCCGCCACCTTCGACACCCGCCCCTACCCCGGCGGGCTCACGTACTCCGGCCACCCGCTGGCCTGTGCCGCGGCCGTCGCCACGATCAAGGTGATGGAGGACGAGAAGATCGTCGAGGGCGCCGCGCACCTCGGCGAGCACGTCCTCGGTCCCGGCCTGCGCGAGCTCGCCGAGCACCACCCGTCCGTCGGCGAGGTGCGGGGGCTCGGCGCGTTCTGGGCGCTGGAGCTGGTCCGCGACAGGGAGACCCGGGAGCCCCTGGTCCCGTACAACGCGACCGGCGAGGCCAACGCCCCGATGGCGGCCTTCGGCGCGGCCTGCAGGAAGAACGGCCTCTGGCCCTTCATCAACATGAACCGCACCCACGTCGTCCCCGCCTGCAACATCACCGAGACCGAGGCCGAGGAGGGTCTCGCGGCCCTGGACACGGCGCTCTCGGTCGCCGACGAGTACACCGTGTAG
- a CDS encoding GntR family transcriptional regulator: MGAGGGVTRSTLRQQIADALRDEVLAGRMRPRVEFTVKQIAEQYGVSATPVREALFDLSAQGLLESDQHRGFRVREFTVADYRSMVEARALVIDGVFRGIFDGTGSAPAVPAAHLPALVSVRRRAEEATRAALSGDLDILIGYDLRFWRELGAVIGNTYINDFLQRLRMQAWIFAVPYLRGDADVRDWLWNGHRELVEAITAADGPAVRAVLDAYHAHGTDWADRLAADNPPHPGHG, translated from the coding sequence ATGGGTGCGGGCGGAGGCGTGACCCGCAGTACGCTGCGGCAGCAGATCGCCGACGCGTTGCGTGACGAGGTCCTCGCGGGGCGTATGCGGCCACGGGTGGAATTCACCGTCAAGCAGATCGCCGAGCAGTACGGGGTGTCCGCGACCCCCGTGCGTGAGGCGCTCTTCGACCTCAGCGCGCAGGGCCTGCTCGAATCCGACCAGCACCGCGGCTTCCGGGTCCGTGAGTTCACCGTCGCCGACTACCGGTCGATGGTCGAGGCCCGCGCCCTGGTCATAGACGGGGTGTTCCGCGGGATCTTCGACGGCACCGGCTCGGCGCCCGCCGTGCCGGCCGCCCACCTGCCCGCTCTCGTGTCCGTACGCCGCCGGGCCGAGGAGGCCACCCGGGCGGCGCTCAGCGGCGACCTCGACATCCTCATCGGCTACGACCTGAGGTTCTGGCGGGAACTCGGCGCCGTCATCGGCAACACCTACATCAACGACTTCCTGCAGCGGCTCCGGATGCAGGCGTGGATCTTCGCCGTCCCGTACCTCCGGGGGGACGCCGATGTCCGCGACTGGCTGTGGAACGGCCACCGCGAACTCGTGGAGGCGATCACGGCCGCGGACGGGCCCGCCGTGCGCGCGGTGCTGGACGCCTACCACGCGCACGGCACGGACTGGGCGGACCGTCTGGCCGCCGACAACCCCCCGCACCCGGGCCACGGCTGA